The window CCTTCTCGGCGGAGATCCGGTAGTCGCCCTTGAAGGCGCGCGTGCCGTAGCGGCCGTCGCTTGCAGTCTGGCCTGTCTCGTCGGTCCACCATTCGTCGAAGACCAGGTCGAGGAACTGCTCGCCGTGCGGGCGGAGCGTCCAGTCCTCGTCGTAGTACGCGCCGGTCGGCCGCCAGTGGTCGCCGGCCCAGAAGCCCCAGGACATGACGCCCTCGACGGACTCGTGGCTGAACGACGCCGTCAGGAAGTCACGCAGGAAGTCGGTCTGCCACTCGACCAGCGTCTCGTCGTCGCGGCTCTCGATCTGGATGTCGAACTCGGTGATGAGGATCGGGAGGCCGAGGTCTGAGTACTGGTCGTACGTCTCGAGCATCTCCTTGGGCGGCGTCACGTTGCCGTTGGGCTGCTGGACGTGGCCCATGAAGCCGACGCCGTCGATGGGGGCGCCGCTCTGGACGAGCCCGTTGACGAAGCCGTAGTGGGCGTCGCGGAAGAAGTCGCCGGCGACGTTGCCCATCTCGTTGGTGTAGAGCTCGGCGTCGGTGTTCTCGTCGGCCGTGTCCCACCAGTCCCGGAAGTCGTTCTCGCCGCCCCAGCCGATATTCTCCCGGTCGCGGAACTGGCTCTGCCAGATGGGGTGGTTGTGCATGTCCCACTCGGTCACCTGGTCGCCGATGTCGGACGCGTGGTCCGCGATGCGCTCGTTGACCCTCTGGTGGACTTCCTCGTCCGAGAGTTCGTCGGCGTTCGGGATGGCCATCCCGCCGCCGGTGCTGGTGTCGCCCCCTTCCCACAGGAGGTAGTGCCCGCGCGTCGGGATGTCGTTGTCGTTGAGCCAGTCGAGCGCCGCCTTGGCGCCCGCCTTGCTGTCGCCCCAGGGGCCCTCGAAGGACGGGAACTTCAGCCCGTTCTCGATGACGGCCTTGTTGAAGGTGTCCAGGAACGTCTCCCGATAGATTTCGTCGTCCTCGCTGTCGCCGAGGACGTGGCTGACGGAGACGGCGCTGCCGAAGTCGAACGCGTGGTCGACCATCTCGACGTCGACCGTGGCGTCGTTCATCGGGTTGCCGCCGGGATTGCGGACTTCGACCTCGACGTCCGTCTTCCGGATCTCGTCGATGCGTTCGTCGGCGGCCTCGCGCCACTCGGCGTCCTCGGCGCGGCCGTCGTAGTCGATCAGATCCGAACCGTCCTGCGCCGCGGCGGTCGACGCGCTCGCTGACGCACCCACGCCGAGCGCACCCAGCACCCCGACCGATCGCAGGTAGCCGCGGCGGTCGACCGACAGGTCGCGTTTGCTGTCCAGTTCTTCGTGCGAACGAGAGTTCCCCTCTTCCATGAGTATCAAAGGCACCTATGGTGCCAGTTTCCCGTTCTCTACAAACATAGGTAATTATAATGCCTGTATCTGCTATCGATGGGGACCTATCTATTATAAGGCTGGAAGCGATATCCAGGATTTCGTTTGCGCCGGGAGCCGGGGCCGAATCCGACTGCACGCTCGAA of the Halomicrobium salinisoli genome contains:
- a CDS encoding endo-1,4-beta-xylanase, with the protein product MEEGNSRSHEELDSKRDLSVDRRGYLRSVGVLGALGVGASASASTAAAQDGSDLIDYDGRAEDAEWREAADERIDEIRKTDVEVEVRNPGGNPMNDATVDVEMVDHAFDFGSAVSVSHVLGDSEDDEIYRETFLDTFNKAVIENGLKFPSFEGPWGDSKAGAKAALDWLNDNDIPTRGHYLLWEGGDTSTGGGMAIPNADELSDEEVHQRVNERIADHASDIGDQVTEWDMHNHPIWQSQFRDRENIGWGGENDFRDWWDTADENTDAELYTNEMGNVAGDFFRDAHYGFVNGLVQSGAPIDGVGFMGHVQQPNGNVTPPKEMLETYDQYSDLGLPILITEFDIQIESRDDETLVEWQTDFLRDFLTASFSHESVEGVMSWGFWAGDHWRPTGAYYDEDWTLRPHGEQFLDLVFDEWWTDETGQTASDGRYGTRAFKGDYRISAEKGDLSGETTATVDDDTDTVVVELTPPGKN